In the genome of Rhopalosiphum padi isolate XX-2018 chromosome 1, ASM2088224v1, whole genome shotgun sequence, the window atataatatatagtatatgtacactatgcacaaaaaaaatagataaagaaaaaaaatacctcaacaaaacaattattataaatagaaaaaaatttacaaaaaaataacacgacatacaataataattattataaacgtggtataatattataatattaaatacatattattattattaattttattttaaaaacattgtgttttaaaaaataaaacatataattattattatacaaaaccgTACAAACTAAAATCGCGTTACCCTGATTCGTTTTACAAAGGACAATAACATATATTGTGTTCTGACATAAATTCGCGAGCCTGACTGGcatatctaaacaatttataacaaaccGAATTATAGCacccattaaaattaataattattattaccaaggTGTGATACCATTCAGCATAATATGAAACCCTAATTCGGTTAATGTTTTATAACTTTAAGTCACAgccaaaaatgtaaaatattgaattcctATTTCTCCATAGTAATAATAGAAAATGGGTTCtttgtacataaaattaaaaagtaattcaaaACCACCTTGATGGttagaacaaaaaaattataaaatgaatatcagATCTAAAATTGGTTTgttttatacacaaaattatcattaataataaattatggcaAATcgcaatatttaaatacttacactTAAACTACCTaactaaaatctataaaattaaggcacatacaaaatattattctttgttcttttttaaattttcaacaataataataataatataataagaaaataacaataaataaaatttatctaaaaaataaaaacaataatgtaacattgattatattacaacaatatgtAATGAATCAAAACATTGTCCGCTTCTtttctttctttatttattttatatgtacaaaaTCATAGTCTTTGAATAACGGCAGGTGGGATTTTTTGTGTTAgtttacaaataacaaaaatagaaTTAAACCTCTACTCCATATACCCTATCTACAGTATATTGATACCGTGTTTCTGTAGACTTTGGGTCTTGTGAAGATTTTGTAGGGGGAACAGGTACTGAAACGCCAGGTCGAGTAAAGAAAGCCATTTTTTCTCTACAAAACAAAACAGAACAAGTTtagatttgaaattaaaataattattaacaataaaattggaGTCAGCACTTAAGTATGCTattaggatattttttttttaacttaaatttttactcACTTGAATGAAATAATGTCAGGTTTTCCTTGGCCGGCTTTACTTTTTCttaaattgtacaatttttgTGACGCCCTCTTTAATCGTCGTTCTACTTTCTTTTCGTCAAGAGTTTTATCTCCAgccttttttaaaaatgtacaattagcAACATAATCtcacaatcaaaatattatcaacaaaataCCTCTTTAACGAGATTTTGGAATTCTTCATCTTCCAAAACCCAAGCAGCCACGTCGGTGTCACCAGTTTCTTTGGCTATTTCCAATGTATTTTTCAGTTGTCTAAGCCTAGATATTTCATCATTCAGCGATAACAACCTAGCATGCTGTGCTTGTCGATCAAGCTCTAGATCAATAGACGTTCTTGGTGGACGACACCAAGAAGTACCATGCACAGTTGGCATACATCTACTAGGCGATGTTCCAGGCGCTCGTCCTAGCCGCAATGAGCGACGTTCCAAGCAATTACGACGGAATGCTATATCAGCATTACTGCCACCAATGCCTTTCATGCTGGCACTTGACGATATGTGTCGTCTGTACAGGTTCATGGCACTATCACTATCACTTCGATttagctttaaaataataaacataacattatagAATGGATTTAAATGTAATAGTATCAAAGTCTTGATAAGaaaaatttaacttactttACAGATATACTGATTTTTGGCTGTCGGTGAAAATGTTTGTGACcttttaataactatagtagGTACTCTGGCATTTTCCCCATTACCACCACTAAAGGCACATTCTGTATTGGTTTCTTTATCTTCTGTATCATTTTCCTTGTTCTacacaaattgtaaacaatttattcagattatttacTAAGAACTTGACAAATTTACTTATGAAAACGTTATACAcatatgtgttgtctctgtcatacatacatacatacatacatacatacatacatacatacatacatgatacattcatacaatatgaacaatttttgttcagcagaattcattttgtgatgttagttttaatattagaataagttTACCTATCATATAATTCAAAGCTAAGAATATTATTcagaaaatgtcatatattcatatgtttttattgatattatcatttaaaagtgagttatgaacgtTTTAGttgcaatattttacatagctcaCTTTATCAATAAAAGAATATGACctttcctagataatattcttatttttaaatttgatattaggtaaatttactctaataattaaagctaacatcacaaaatgtgttctgctgaacgcaaatttcctatgatgtatgttagtaagacagaggcaacacatgcaggtataaTTTCCTCTTAAGCAACTTGAAATCAAACTAAGCCATGATGATTataattcaagtaaaaaaatattaatgttgaaaAACAACATGCACTAATTAATACTTACAGGGATTTCCAATACTTGTTCTAATTCTTTCTTTTCATCAACCAGTTGATACACTTCGATATCATCAtcttcatcatcatcgtcatcatcactCACACTATCATCTGAATCACCATCATCATATTCAACTTCATTCTCATTTAAATTATCTACGTTAATAAATTTTGCTTCATTTTCTTCACAACAGCCTAATGCATACACAATTGTATTAGACAACACTTTCATAGTaaatgcaatataattatagtatgaaATACAACATTTACCTTGGTTGCGTGTAAGTGTTGAAGTTTGAGATGATATTATAGTAGAATCATCAGAACCACCTCCATCATCCTTGAGCAAGATGGAGGGTAAAGAACCACCATTATGCATGAATTTCAGACTCAACAAGTTGTACCATTTGCACCAAGAGTTATTCTCAGTCTCATTAAATTCAGCCAAACTCACTTGAGCACATGCCtatgaattaaaatgattattacttGATATCTAATCAATGAAACAACAACGTTGAACACAATAAAACTTACCAAACACTCAGTTATGTCATCAGGACCTAATCCCCAGACGTTGACCTGTAGAGTTTTTGTACATAACTTGTTTGATGGCAAATTAAAAGCAAAACTATCCCCGAATCTGGGTTTTAACAGGTCTGATATAGGCTTAGTACAACCACTTAATGAAGGATTTGAACCGCTCGGCAACagaacaatttttatgtatctaaataaaaatagcattgtagaaaacgaaaaaaaacttgtgtaataatatttatttatgatatttacaatTGCCATGATTCCGCTATAGACAGTGCAACTACATTGCGTAATCTCTCGATACAAACATGTAACACTTGTTCTGCTATAGAGtacctgtacaaaataaaacaacaatgattaaaacctattaatatactttgaataaaattgtttaaaagtaCCTAAGCCTAATCTGAACTTGGGAAGTTTCTGCACTGAAATTAGACTTGTGACTTGCTTCGAACACGCCCGAATCACCAGCAACTGACTCATCACTAACCGCAGCCGACACGCTCCTGGGCGGCGTCTCAGATATAGGTGAAAGTGGAGGGCTTGCTGGTCGACAGCTTCTGGAGTATGTTACGCTACCACAAACATTAGCCACAGAACCCGATGATTCATTCGGATTCTCATACGCTGGCGGTTGAATGTCGTTTTGCAAAAGCCTCTCGACTCTATAAAATCGTCAATgttaaacaacaaaacaataaatacacttTACAAAGAAGTGCcgatatagtttaaaaaaaacaaattaagaatAGTAGAAGGGGtgtttttatttggttttttaccTCTTGTGCAAGTCAGCCATATCAACAGGCCGGTCGTACGTAGACGGGGCCAGACATTGGGGACCGCCGTAAATGTCAGTGAAACTAAGACCACTGCTCAGTGAACCCTTGCTGCTAGTCGTGGACAACGAGCCAAGACTCGAGCTTGAACTCACAGACAAGGTGGACGCCGACAGCGTTTTTAGTTGCGATTCCAATTGCGTCATTGACCGCAACGCTTCCTTGAGCTGTTGTAAAAGCAGCTGTTTTTCCTCATGCAATCTCAATCTGCAAGACGTATGCATAATGGATGttaacagtaattattattattgcctacACACGATCGTCCGTGGTACACGGACATACGCAAACGGGATCAAATCTGTCTTCTTACCTATCGGTGATCGCTCTGTTAGACATTTCTAATGCGTTATTCAAGTCCTGTTCAAGTTTTTTGATCTCTCCTTGAATATCGTCCATCTCCCGGTGACTTCTCGAACGAGGCGTTATGCTCCTAAGCTCTCTCAGCAGCTGTTCCTTCTCCTGGAACAGCAGCAATCGGTCCTTATCCGATTCCTCTTGACCAGGCATCACTTTTTCTTCGAGGTCAGCTAACTGTtgctgtatattttgtatacgctTACGCGCCTCATCGTACTCTAGGCGCATGCGCGCCATTTCAGCAAGTCTCGTACCCATAGGCATCAACTGTAAATACAAGAATATTAGTACGctcatgatataaatatataatcaataaaacaaattaagcaCCCAATGTCACTAATGATcgatttatacacataaatatttagtatactcGCGTCCTTATCATATTATCCAATAATTGAAATCCGGTTCGAAAAATATGCAGCATCGacattataatgcattattaataaaataatctctaACCGTTGCCcgttacaacaacaacaacaacaaaaataataataataatagtggccTCTAACCCCCTACGATCTATGACGTAAATCAGCGGTTCTAGATCGTTAACCACGCAAacacgatatattatgtatatataatagaataataagtgGTTTTCGGTAATACGTATATTTCCATCAGTGAAATTACTTTAGCGAAACTCTTcagaattatttaacaatattatcactACGAATTTATATACGTAATTCAATAAACAcgcctatatataatacaatataaaaggtGTGTTTATTAGTTTACATGGAGCAATAATTTTCAAGAGCAACCTcgccaaacataaaatattgctaCAGAATTGATCACTATACATAACCCATAACCAAACGAAAACTTGGAGTACGTCTGTGGAATACAAAATAAACGAGACGAGTATATTGACATACAATAAACTTGAACTTCTCTCCCCGCCAACAACCACCCTGAAGTACGCTACTGAGCCTATTTAatgacatatattatgtttgttgaaTATGCACAGCGTACACACATACCTCGCCAGATAAGTCCGTCTGCGAAGCCGTGCTGAGTTTGTCACTGAGTTGGGTGGACGACGAATGCTGCGTCTGCAGATCCGGATCGTCGGTGGCGGAACATAGCTGCAGTCGCGTTAGATCGTCTTTCAACTTGGCCAGCGAATGCATCAAGCCGGTGCGTTCGCGCTGTCCGGAACTCAACGATTGTTGAATTTCTCGCAACTCGGTCACGATTGCTTGAGCCTCGACCACGTTGTAACGGCTGCCGTCGTTCGACAGTTTTTGTTCCACACTGTAATAACAAAAATCCGcaattgtcaaaatattatacaatacatcgATATGATATCATCACGGTGACATCTATTgctaaaaaccaaaatttaattgGTCTAAagaaggtattatatattaatatttctataaaattaaaattggaacTAGAAAAACATCTTTCTTTGCGTCTTTTGAGACACTTCTCGACGACGCATTTCGATAATGGATAAATCGGAACTCTCGactgattatatattttgaat includes:
- the LOC132932129 gene encoding protein kibra isoform X1; translated protein: MPRRRNGEIPLPDGWDFARDYDGKVYFIDHNSKKTTWIDPRDRYTKPQSFADCIGNELPLGWEEAIDPVIGVYYINHFNQCTQLEDPRLEWRAIQEAMLRDYLHTAQDVLEAKKEIYDIKQQRLYLAQDEYNHLNNALSTLNTSRTSLCSSSSNISTKYDPDLLKSDVAHARERVTRLKRELEQIGVEMSCTRRGVETLSNVEQKLSNDGSRYNVVEAQAIVTELREIQQSLSSGQRERTGLMHSLAKLKDDLTRLQLCSATDDPDLQTQHSSSTQLSDKLSTASQTDLSGELMPMGTRLAEMARMRLEYDEARKRIQNIQQQLADLEEKVMPGQEESDKDRLLLFQEKEQLLRELRSITPRSRSHREMDDIQGEIKKLEQDLNNALEMSNRAITDRLRLHEEKQLLLQQLKEALRSMTQLESQLKTLSASTLSVSSSSSLGSLSTTSSKGSLSSGLSFTDIYGGPQCLAPSTYDRPVDMADLHKRVERLLQNDIQPPAYENPNESSGSVANVCGSVTYSRSCRPASPPLSPISETPPRSVSAAVSDESVAGDSGVFEASHKSNFSAETSQVQIRLRYSIAEQVLHVCIERLRNVVALSIAESWQLYIKIVLLPSGSNPSLSGCTKPISDLLKPRFGDSFAFNLPSNKLCTKTLQVNVWGLGPDDITECLACAQVSLAEFNETENNSWCKWYNLLSLKFMHNGGSLPSILLKDDGGGSDDSTIISSQTSTLTRNQGCCEENEAKFINVDNLNENEVEYDDGDSDDSVSDDDDDDEDDDIEVYQLVDEKKELEQVLEIPNKENDTEDKETNTECAFSGGNGENARVPTIVIKRSQTFSPTAKNQYICKLNRSDSDSAMNLYRRHISSSASMKGIGGSNADIAFRRNCLERRSLRLGRAPGTSPSRCMPTVHGTSWCRPPRTSIDLELDRQAQHARLLSLNDEISRLRQLKNTLEIAKETGDTDVAAWVLEDEEFQNLVKEAGDKTLDEKKVERRLKRASQKLYNLRKSKAGQGKPDIISFKEKMAFFTRPGVSVPVPPTKSSQDPKSTETRYQYTVDRVYGVEV
- the LOC132932129 gene encoding protein kibra isoform X2 encodes the protein MCAAASAAACTTMFSHYCCDTWPPRCDYSSYDQLLDVQLYRDNDGRIYCVYAKKEIYDIKQQRLYLAQDEYNHLNNALSTLNTSRTSLCSSSSNISTKYDPDLLKSDVAHARERVTRLKRELEQIGVEMSCTRRGVETLSNVEQKLSNDGSRYNVVEAQAIVTELREIQQSLSSGQRERTGLMHSLAKLKDDLTRLQLCSATDDPDLQTQHSSSTQLSDKLSTASQTDLSGELMPMGTRLAEMARMRLEYDEARKRIQNIQQQLADLEEKVMPGQEESDKDRLLLFQEKEQLLRELRSITPRSRSHREMDDIQGEIKKLEQDLNNALEMSNRAITDRLRLHEEKQLLLQQLKEALRSMTQLESQLKTLSASTLSVSSSSSLGSLSTTSSKGSLSSGLSFTDIYGGPQCLAPSTYDRPVDMADLHKRVERLLQNDIQPPAYENPNESSGSVANVCGSVTYSRSCRPASPPLSPISETPPRSVSAAVSDESVAGDSGVFEASHKSNFSAETSQVQIRLRYSIAEQVLHVCIERLRNVVALSIAESWQLYIKIVLLPSGSNPSLSGCTKPISDLLKPRFGDSFAFNLPSNKLCTKTLQVNVWGLGPDDITECLACAQVSLAEFNETENNSWCKWYNLLSLKFMHNGGSLPSILLKDDGGGSDDSTIISSQTSTLTRNQGCCEENEAKFINVDNLNENEVEYDDGDSDDSVSDDDDDDEDDDIEVYQLVDEKKELEQVLEIPNKENDTEDKETNTECAFSGGNGENARVPTIVIKRSQTFSPTAKNQYICKLNRSDSDSAMNLYRRHISSSASMKGIGGSNADIAFRRNCLERRSLRLGRAPGTSPSRCMPTVHGTSWCRPPRTSIDLELDRQAQHARLLSLNDEISRLRQLKNTLEIAKETGDTDVAAWVLEDEEFQNLVKEAGDKTLDEKKVERRLKRASQKLYNLRKSKAGQGKPDIISFKEKMAFFTRPGVSVPVPPTKSSQDPKSTETRYQYTVDRVYGVEV